One segment of Accipiter gentilis chromosome 26, bAccGen1.1, whole genome shotgun sequence DNA contains the following:
- the LOC126051163 gene encoding inositol 1,4,5-trisphosphate receptor-interacting protein-like 1: protein MAVTVFLIPALLGIVQNILRLGEVLHVATHKLMQQLAQQLSWKMSQLLRDTEQTLEQIGVVRKVLLLATFQQWCFWASALGAGVVLLLLCLCWRTRKRSREPGSTCKQGSPGGEGEEEEEEEEGEVEEDDDDDDDDAGDTGDLGRCVVDHSQWPAPYMADTCKLVEELVDELLSACRRLSGNSFKPRLQPAIGVGCVYEAWTARENNVLYRLLVPLQPPPGHAFCLEPATAKEMLTSDSCLRVQLRCMCMREWLVEDVLCFLHHSEDELKRQDPSLLSTLCANSYLDVQKTASWFQMLVKNAWELMPQSHHCQLTVLPTARSCKIRLTNGQETLSIQMIFGVPLDDDGNSFLSLE from the coding sequence atggctgtCACTGTCttcctcatcccagctctgctgggcattGTCCAGAACATACTGCGGCTGGGGGAAGTCCTGCATGTGGCCACACACAAGCTCATGCAGCAGCTCgcacagcagctgagctggaagaTGAGTCAGCTGCTGCGGGATACggagcagaccctggagcagatcGGGGTGGTCAGGAAAGTCCTGCTCCTCGCTACCTTCCAACAATGGTGCTTCTGGGCCTCTGCTCTTGGGGCAGGAGTCGtgctcctgctcctgtgcctctgctggAGAACCAGAAAAAGGAGCCGTGAGCCAGGAAGCACCTGCAAGCAGGGCAGCCCTGGAGGtgaaggcgaggaggaggaggaggaagaggagggagaggtagaagaagatgacgatgatgatgacGACGACGCTGGTGACACAGGGGATCTCGGCAGATGTGTGGTCGATCACAGCCAGTGGCCAGCGCCGTACATGGCTGACACGTgcaagctggtggaggagctggtaGACGAGCTTCTGAGCGCCTGCCGAAGACTCTCGGGGAATAGCTTCAAGCCACGGCTGCAGCCAGCCATTGGGGTGGGCTGTGTCTATGAAGCGTGGACTGCCCGGGAGAACAATGTCCTCTACCGCCTGctcgtgcccctgcagcctccacCCGGGCACGCCTTCTGCTTGGAGCCGGCCACCGCAAAGGAGATGCTGACCAGCGACTCCTGCCTCCGTGTCCAGCTACGGTGCATGTGCATGAGGGAGTGGCTGGTGGAGGACGTACTATGCTTCCTCCACCACAGTGAGGATGAGCTGAAAAGGCAAGACCCCAGCCTCCTCAGCACCCTTTGCGCCAATTCGTACTTAGACGTTCAGAAAACCGCCTCCTGGTTCCAGATGCTGGTGAAAAACGCCTGGGAGCTTATGCCCCAGTCACACCACTGCCAGCTGACAGTGCTGCCTACTGCACGCTCCTGCAAGATCAGGCTGACAAACGGACAGGAAACCCTGTCCATTCAGATGATTTTTGGGGTGCCGCTGGACGACGACGGcaactccttcctgagccttgAGTAG